The genomic interval AGATATTTACCCAACTGAGTCATAGAAACTTCCACACTTCCTGAACTTGTACTTGCTTTCAGGTTTCCTGATACATTTGCTAACCGGACAGAGCCGCCGGAAGTCCCTGTGTTCAGCGATCCTTTGATATCGTCCCCTTTTACACTTCCACCACTGGTAACAGCTTCAATTTCACCATCCAGGCTGTTTAATGTAATACTGCCGCCAGATGTTTTCAGGTCAATTCTGCCTTTCAGATCACTTGCTTTGATACTTCCGCCACTGGTTACCAATTCGATATCTTTTCTGCAATTGGTTACTTCTATGCTGCCTCCGGATGTACGCCCATGAACATTTCCTTCCAGATCTTCCACTTTAAGACTTCCTCCGCTGGTTGTAAAATTTTGCTCGCCAGTGAGCGATGCAATTCTAATGCTTCCTCCGCTCGTTTTCAGATTAGTAGAAACAGCCCGTGGTGTATAAACTTTAAACCCAATAGAAACGCTCTTTTCGTTATTCCATTTTACGCCATTCTTTCTTTTGGCAGTCGCTACTACTTTATTTCCTTCCGTACCAATCAAAATATCATAATCTTCCAGGCGGTCTTCAATTTCCTCCTTACTCAATTCATTTTTACCATTCCAATTATTTGGTGTAACAAAC from Dyadobacter sp. NIV53 carries:
- a CDS encoding DUF4097 family beta strand repeat-containing protein; this encodes MKRKYLFLIAFALFITSVSYAQSSEDKPYVSKNFTNASLSALTVETSGGSIAVTGGQNNGFKVDMFVTPNNWNGKNELSKEEIEDRLEDYDILIGTEGNKVVATAKRKNGVKWNNEKSVSIGFKVYTPRAVSTNLKTSGGSIRIASLTGEQNFTTSGGSLKVEDLEGNVHGRTSGGSIEVTNCRKDIELVTSGGSIKASDLKGRIDLKTSGGSITLNSLDGEIEAVTSGGSVKGDDIKGSLNTGTSGGSVRLANVSGNLKASTSSGSVEVSMTQLGKYLDLSSSAGSIRVTMPLDKGLDLNLRGNKVNIPLKNFDGNAEKDRVTGKMNGGGIPVTLSASSGSVYVNQ